A window from Thioclava sp. GXIMD2076 encodes these proteins:
- a CDS encoding nitroreductase — protein MTVSEATINAAIEHPQVLEFMKTRRSRPAKTLVTPVPDDGALMPMLEIAARSPDHGKLEPWRFIVLRRSALERLAKAATEGAAADGLTGVDIEKAAKQFEDSHLCVAVISAPVDSPKIPLIEQTLSAGAVCYGLLSAALASGWGASWLSGWAAHNADFGREALDLAESEWVAGFVHIGTEGVTPPDRPRPDLARITTFVTE, from the coding sequence ATGACCGTATCAGAGGCAACAATCAACGCTGCAATCGAACATCCGCAAGTGCTGGAGTTCATGAAGACCCGTCGCTCGCGTCCGGCCAAGACGCTGGTAACGCCGGTCCCCGATGATGGCGCCCTGATGCCGATGCTGGAAATCGCGGCCCGCTCCCCCGATCACGGCAAACTCGAGCCGTGGCGTTTCATAGTGCTGCGCCGCTCCGCGCTCGAGCGTCTGGCCAAGGCTGCAACCGAGGGCGCCGCAGCCGACGGGCTGACCGGCGTCGATATCGAGAAGGCCGCCAAGCAGTTCGAGGACAGCCATCTCTGCGTGGCCGTCATCAGCGCCCCCGTGGATAGCCCCAAGATCCCTCTGATCGAGCAGACACTCTCGGCGGGCGCTGTCTGCTACGGGCTTCTCTCGGCGGCGCTGGCATCAGGCTGGGGGGCAAGCTGGCTCTCGGGCTGGGCCGCCCATAACGCGGATTTCGGGCGCGAGGCGCTGGATCTGGCAGAGAGCGAATGGGTCGCGGGCTTTGTCCATATCGGCACTGAAGGCGTCACGCCGCCCGACCGTCCGCGCCCCGATCTGGCACGCATCACCACATTCGTGACCGAATAA
- a CDS encoding EI24 domain-containing protein translates to MIFSSIARAIEDVFRPGALKILALGVGLSVGLLLLVTVLFTWGVGAITPDDFTLPFTQYHIGFVDDIASLATIGLMMVLSIFLMIPVASAFTGLFLEDVAAMVEGEHYPDLPQIRTFTLAETIAESLRFLGVVIVANLIAFTVYFFILPVAPLLFFGLNGYLLGREYFQMAAQRRIQKEQVQALYHKHRWMIWTTGALMVVVLTIPVVNLVVPVLGAATFTHLYHRLTGQVPRPRVIRSA, encoded by the coding sequence ATGATCTTTTCGTCCATCGCCCGTGCGATAGAGGATGTGTTCCGCCCCGGTGCCCTGAAGATCCTCGCGCTGGGGGTGGGGTTGTCGGTCGGGCTTTTGCTACTTGTGACAGTGCTGTTCACATGGGGCGTGGGCGCGATCACGCCCGATGATTTCACGCTGCCCTTCACGCAGTATCACATCGGTTTCGTGGATGATATCGCCTCGCTTGCGACCATCGGGCTGATGATGGTTCTGTCGATCTTCCTGATGATCCCTGTGGCCTCGGCCTTCACGGGTCTGTTTCTGGAAGACGTCGCGGCGATGGTCGAGGGCGAGCATTACCCCGATCTGCCGCAGATCCGCACCTTCACGCTGGCCGAGACCATCGCCGAGAGCCTGCGGTTCCTTGGCGTGGTGATCGTGGCGAATCTCATCGCTTTCACGGTCTATTTCTTCATCCTGCCGGTGGCGCCTTTGCTGTTCTTCGGGCTCAACGGCTATCTGCTGGGGCGGGAATATTTCCAGATGGCTGCGCAAAGACGTATCCAGAAAGAGCAGGTGCAGGCGCTCTATCACAAGCATCGCTGGATGATCTGGACGACCGGCGCGCTGATGGTGGTGGTGCTGACCATCCCGGTCGTCAACCTTGTGGTGCCGGTGCTGGGGGCTGCGACCTTCACCCATCTCTATCACCGTCTGACGGGACAGGTGCCGCGTCCGCGCGTGATCCGCTCCGCCTGA
- a CDS encoding fasciclin domain-containing protein encodes MSIKTTALATAAALALFAPAAFADHHTGEKPIADAAAASDDFKTLAAAVDAAGLTETLNGDGTFTVFAPTDEAFAALPAGTVDTLLEPANKAKLTSILTCHVVDKEVMSAALTKMIDDNNGTAEIPTLGDCTLQAMVKDGKVMIEDPAGDMVEVTKADIEESNGVIHAIDGVLMPASS; translated from the coding sequence ATGTCCATCAAAACCACCGCTCTTGCGACCGCCGCAGCTCTGGCCCTGTTCGCACCGGCCGCCTTTGCCGATCATCACACGGGCGAGAAACCAATTGCCGACGCCGCGGCCGCCAGCGATGATTTCAAAACCCTTGCTGCCGCCGTCGATGCCGCCGGTCTGACCGAGACGCTCAATGGCGATGGCACCTTTACCGTCTTCGCGCCGACCGATGAGGCCTTTGCAGCACTTCCCGCAGGCACGGTCGATACGCTTCTCGAACCCGCAAACAAAGCCAAACTGACCTCCATCCTGACCTGCCATGTGGTCGATAAGGAGGTGATGTCCGCTGCCCTGACCAAAATGATCGACGACAATAACGGCACTGCCGAGATCCCGACGCTGGGCGATTGCACGCTGCAGGCCATGGTGAAAGATGGCAAAGTCATGATCGAGGATCCAGCAGGCGATATGGTCGAGGTCACCAAGGCCGATATCGAGGAAAGCAATGGTGTGATCCATGCGATCGACGGTGTGCTGATGCCGGCATCCAGTTGA
- a CDS encoding EF-hand domain-containing protein → MRKPAFLSRSLGPAIALGLSCTAAIAQAQDGAPPPDSPHDGPPPYRMLDHNHDGHVSIREFDDFFAHHPIQPRAPEDAPPPPRPRDPNAPPPKRDHEDKAPSGKMVDRNHDGRISPHEYDAFLKMMAPPPER, encoded by the coding sequence ATGAGGAAGCCTGCTTTTCTGTCGCGCAGCCTTGGGCCCGCCATCGCGCTTGGCCTGAGCTGCACCGCAGCCATCGCGCAAGCGCAGGACGGCGCCCCGCCGCCCGACAGCCCGCATGACGGCCCGCCGCCCTACCGGATGCTCGATCACAACCATGATGGTCATGTGAGCATCCGCGAGTTCGATGACTTCTTCGCTCATCATCCGATCCAACCGCGCGCGCCTGAGGATGCCCCGCCGCCGCCGCGGCCGCGTGATCCGAACGCTCCGCCGCCCAAGAGGGATCATGAGGACAAAGCACCCTCGGGCAAGATGGTGGACCGCAACCATGATGGCCGGATCTCGCCGCATGAATATGACGCCTTTCTCAAGATGATGGCGCCGCCGCCGGAACGCTGA
- a CDS encoding MFS transporter: MSASSTHDTGADRSGFGMFVITALTFFFAMSGTTLPTPLYTIYTQELDLSQVMITVIFAVYAAGVIAALLLTGRWSDQIGRKPVLYAGIACSVLADIVFCLAGNLWLILLGRVISGLSAGLFASTATAAVMDLVPKGREKMGVLTATAVNMGGLGLGPIMAGAVAETLPHPLVTPYILHLVLIALATLLYLRVPEKVQKVRSPDLAPQKLALPEEVRASFAPAAIAAIAGFMVCGFYSAVIPGFLSKEMGHDSHFLIGFVAGFLFLASTLGQMIVDRLPEKIRAPLGCFVLGLGAALIAWAFDLRSLTFLLVSTLIAGIGHGLAFRSGMGAIGAAAPEDQRAGVISLYFVVSYVSISVPVVLFGLLTLVTPLAPLSIGFAILSAVLCGVALLLLLKRR; the protein is encoded by the coding sequence ATGTCCGCATCTTCCACCCATGATACCGGCGCAGATCGTTCGGGCTTCGGCATGTTCGTGATTACCGCGCTGACCTTCTTCTTTGCCATGTCGGGCACCACTCTACCCACGCCGCTTTATACGATCTACACACAGGAGCTGGACCTCTCGCAGGTCATGATCACGGTGATTTTCGCGGTCTATGCGGCAGGTGTGATCGCAGCGCTTCTCCTCACCGGACGCTGGTCGGACCAGATTGGCCGCAAACCGGTGCTTTACGCAGGTATCGCCTGCTCTGTCCTTGCCGATATCGTCTTCTGTCTGGCAGGAAATCTCTGGCTGATCCTGCTCGGGCGGGTGATCTCGGGCCTCTCGGCAGGGCTCTTCGCCTCCACCGCCACGGCGGCGGTGATGGATCTCGTGCCAAAAGGGCGCGAGAAGATGGGCGTGCTGACGGCCACTGCGGTGAATATGGGCGGGCTCGGGCTCGGACCGATCATGGCGGGCGCTGTGGCCGAGACCCTGCCCCATCCGCTGGTCACCCCCTATATCCTGCATCTGGTGCTGATCGCGCTGGCCACACTCCTTTATCTGCGCGTGCCGGAAAAAGTGCAGAAGGTCCGCTCGCCCGATCTTGCCCCGCAGAAACTGGCGCTACCCGAAGAGGTGCGCGCATCCTTCGCCCCTGCGGCCATCGCCGCGATTGCAGGCTTCATGGTCTGCGGTTTCTACTCTGCGGTGATCCCGGGTTTCCTGTCGAAGGAAATGGGCCATGACAGCCATTTCCTGATCGGATTTGTGGCCGGTTTCCTGTTTCTGGCCTCCACGCTCGGTCAGATGATCGTGGACCGCCTGCCCGAAAAGATCCGCGCGCCCTTGGGCTGTTTCGTGCTGGGGCTGGGGGCGGCGCTGATCGCATGGGCCTTCGATCTGCGCAGCCTGACCTTCCTGCTGGTCTCGACGCTGATTGCGGGAATCGGCCATGGGCTGGCCTTCCGCTCGGGGATGGGCGCCATCGGTGCGGCCGCTCCCGAGGACCAGCGCGCGGGCGTCATCTCGCTCTATTTCGTGGTCAGCTATGTCTCGATCTCGGTGCCGGTGGTGCTGTTCGGGCTTCTGACCCTTGTCACGCCTCTGGCGCCTCTGAGTATAGGATTTGCCATTCTTTCGGCTGTTCTATGCGGAGTGGCGCTTCTGTTGTTGCTGAAACGCCGGTAA
- the katG gene encoding catalase/peroxidase HPI, translating to MKDHAAANQGACPFRGTRIGGAAGSEPQLDHWWPNRLKVEILHQNPVQASPLGPNHDYAEAIKDLDVEALKADVRALLHSSKEWWPSDYGHYGPQMVRMAWHSAGTYRIADGRGGSAEGMQRFAPINSWWDNGNTDKSRRLLLPIKQKYGAKLSWADLMMLAGTIALEDMGLPIQGFAFGRVDAWEADRATYWGPEGWNGKRPSEVGQGPMEGHPNQMVTRDLRWEGDVQEDHYDLEAPLANANQALIYVDPEGPNGNGNAQDSARDIRETFARMAMNDEETVALIAGGHAFGKSHGMVSAEEIGPAPEGAPLQAQGLGWQNPKGLGFAQYTMTNGIEGSWTPDPTMWDNSYLENLFKYEWKQVKSPAGAVQWTPEDPDAPKTPDAHIEGQMNPLMMMTSDLALKVDPEYRKICERFLSDFDYFTEAFSKAWHKLIHRDLGPTSRWLGPQIGGTFIWQDPTPEADYPQVSDTDIASLKEACLATGVPPRELIATAWASASTYRDTDKRGGANGARIRLAPQKDWAVNNPAQLSRVLEALEGVKAEFDAKGAAKVSMADLIVLAGCAGVEAAAKAAGYEIDVPFVAGRTDASEEWTDAESFDWLLPVVDGFRNYQHPGIRYQIPAEHLFLDQAAKLALTAPEWAALAGGLRALDQNYDGSDTGIFTERKGQLTNDYFRTLVSMDYAWHPQEGEQMFDIRPRSGEGKSYTASRCDLIFGSNSELRQLAEYYAADDGEAYLVRDFVKAWHKVMMLDRFDAAEERRKVMSPC from the coding sequence ATGAAAGATCACGCTGCCGCCAATCAGGGCGCCTGCCCGTTCCGCGGAACTCGTATCGGGGGGGCAGCCGGCTCCGAACCGCAGCTCGATCACTGGTGGCCCAACCGGCTCAAGGTCGAAATCCTGCACCAGAACCCCGTGCAGGCCAGCCCGCTGGGCCCGAACCATGATTACGCCGAGGCGATCAAGGATCTGGATGTCGAGGCGCTGAAGGCGGATGTGCGCGCGCTGCTGCATAGTTCAAAGGAGTGGTGGCCCTCCGATTATGGCCATTACGGGCCGCAGATGGTGCGCATGGCATGGCACTCGGCCGGCACCTACCGGATTGCCGACGGGCGTGGCGGCTCGGCCGAGGGGATGCAGCGCTTTGCGCCGATCAACTCGTGGTGGGATAACGGCAATACCGACAAATCGCGCCGTCTTCTCCTGCCGATCAAACAGAAATATGGCGCCAAGCTTAGCTGGGCCGATCTGATGATGTTGGCCGGCACCATCGCGCTCGAGGATATGGGCCTCCCGATCCAGGGCTTCGCCTTCGGTCGCGTTGACGCATGGGAGGCCGACCGCGCAACCTATTGGGGCCCGGAGGGCTGGAACGGCAAACGCCCGAGCGAGGTGGGGCAAGGCCCGATGGAAGGCCATCCGAACCAGATGGTCACCCGCGATCTGCGCTGGGAAGGTGACGTGCAAGAGGATCACTACGATCTTGAAGCCCCGCTCGCCAATGCCAATCAAGCACTGATCTATGTCGATCCCGAAGGCCCGAACGGCAATGGCAATGCGCAGGACAGTGCACGTGATATCCGTGAGACTTTCGCCCGTATGGCGATGAATGACGAGGAAACCGTGGCGCTGATCGCGGGCGGCCATGCTTTTGGTAAATCGCACGGGATGGTGAGCGCCGAGGAGATCGGCCCCGCGCCCGAAGGTGCGCCCCTTCAGGCTCAGGGGTTGGGCTGGCAGAACCCGAAAGGTCTCGGATTTGCACAATATACCATGACCAACGGGATCGAGGGCAGCTGGACGCCCGATCCGACCATGTGGGACAATTCCTATCTGGAGAACCTGTTCAAATACGAATGGAAACAGGTCAAATCACCCGCTGGTGCCGTCCAGTGGACTCCCGAGGATCCCGATGCGCCCAAGACGCCCGATGCGCATATCGAGGGCCAGATGAACCCGCTGATGATGATGACCTCGGATCTCGCGCTCAAGGTCGACCCCGAATACCGCAAGATCTGCGAACGCTTCCTGTCAGATTTCGACTATTTCACCGAAGCGTTTTCCAAAGCATGGCACAAGCTGATCCACCGCGATCTGGGCCCGACCTCGCGCTGGCTGGGGCCGCAGATCGGTGGCACTTTCATCTGGCAGGACCCGACGCCGGAGGCCGATTATCCGCAGGTTTCGGACACCGATATCGCTAGCCTGAAAGAGGCCTGCCTTGCCACGGGCGTTCCGCCGCGCGAGCTGATCGCGACCGCTTGGGCATCGGCATCGACCTATCGGGATACCGATAAACGTGGCGGTGCCAATGGCGCGCGTATCCGTCTGGCTCCGCAGAAGGACTGGGCGGTAAACAACCCCGCGCAGCTTTCCCGCGTATTGGAAGCGCTCGAGGGCGTAAAGGCCGAGTTCGACGCCAAGGGCGCGGCTAAGGTGTCGATGGCCGATCTCATCGTGCTGGCCGGCTGTGCAGGCGTTGAGGCGGCGGCCAAAGCTGCGGGCTATGAGATCGACGTGCCATTCGTGGCAGGCCGGACCGATGCCAGCGAGGAATGGACGGATGCCGAGAGCTTCGACTGGCTGCTGCCGGTGGTTGACGGGTTCCGCAATTACCAGCATCCGGGCATCCGCTACCAGATCCCTGCCGAGCACCTCTTCCTCGATCAGGCGGCCAAGCTTGCGTTGACAGCCCCCGAATGGGCAGCTCTGGCCGGTGGCCTGCGCGCGCTCGACCAGAATTACGACGGGAGCGATACGGGCATCTTCACCGAGCGCAAGGGTCAGTTGACCAATGACTATTTCCGCACGCTGGTGTCGATGGATTACGCTTGGCATCCGCAGGAGGGCGAGCAGATGTTCGATATCCGCCCGCGCTCGGGAGAAGGCAAATCCTATACCGCCTCGCGCTGCGATCTGATCTTCGGCTCCAATAGCGAGCTGCGCCAGCTGGCCGAATATTATGCCGCCGATGACGGCGAGGCCTATCTGGTGCGCGATTTCGTCAAGGCATGGCACAAGGTGATGATGCTAGACCGCTTTGACGCCGCCGAGGAACGCCGCAAGGTCATGTCGCCCTGCTGA
- a CDS encoding SDR family oxidoreductase, with product MSTPHAIVAGGLGVIGRNLVTYLADTLGWRVTAISRRSPDFDTKATYVSADLLDETAAARALAEAGPFTHAFYAAYQEHDDPRTQVEANLTMLQSFVKGVEAASPDLERVVLYEGAKYYGAHLGAFSTPAHEDDPRVMPPMFYYDQEDWLTGYAEGKSWDRVVLRPDVVCGFAIGNPMNLSMVIAVYAAICKELGLPLRFPGTATCYGKLAQVTDATQLAQGSAWAAIEAPEGEYNLTNGDIFRWNHLWKRIARHLDMDPGEPMPISLAEMMADKGPLWDSIREKYGLVDVPFEKLAAWGFGDFIFNCDWDVVSSTTRIRQAGFGTTVDSSAMFLKLIDEFRERKVIP from the coding sequence ACCTATCTGGCCGACACGCTTGGTTGGCGCGTCACAGCGATCTCCCGCCGCTCCCCCGATTTCGACACGAAAGCGACCTATGTCTCCGCAGACCTCCTCGATGAAACGGCTGCGGCGCGCGCGCTGGCGGAGGCGGGGCCCTTTACCCATGCCTTCTACGCCGCCTATCAGGAACATGACGACCCCAGAACGCAGGTCGAGGCGAACCTGACGATGCTGCAGAGCTTCGTCAAAGGGGTCGAGGCGGCCTCCCCCGATCTGGAACGCGTCGTGCTCTACGAGGGCGCCAAGTATTACGGCGCACATCTGGGGGCGTTCTCGACGCCTGCTCATGAGGATGATCCCCGCGTCATGCCGCCCATGTTCTATTATGACCAAGAGGACTGGCTGACGGGCTATGCGGAGGGCAAGTCATGGGACCGCGTTGTGCTGCGCCCGGATGTGGTCTGCGGCTTTGCCATCGGCAACCCGATGAACCTGTCGATGGTGATCGCGGTCTATGCGGCGATTTGTAAGGAACTGGGGCTGCCGCTGCGTTTTCCGGGCACGGCCACCTGTTATGGCAAGCTGGCACAAGTGACCGATGCGACGCAGCTTGCGCAAGGCTCGGCATGGGCCGCGATCGAGGCACCCGAGGGCGAATATAACCTCACCAATGGTGATATCTTCCGCTGGAACCACCTGTGGAAGCGCATCGCCAGACATCTTGATATGGATCCGGGCGAGCCGATGCCGATCTCCCTTGCCGAGATGATGGCCGACAAGGGCCCGCTCTGGGACAGCATCCGCGAGAAATACGGTCTGGTCGATGTGCCCTTCGAGAAGCTCGCCGCATGGGGCTTTGGGGACTTCATTTTCAACTGCGATTGGGATGTCGTCTCGTCAACCACACGCATTCGTCAGGCAGGCTTTGGAACCACGGTGGACAGTTCTGCGATGTTCTTGAAACTGATTGACGAATTTCGTGAAAGGAAGGTTATCCCATGA
- a CDS encoding Gfo/Idh/MocA family oxidoreductase → MTKKIRYAVVAGGQISQQAFMPGISRTDNSELVALVTGDPAKASKLAGLYGIRAWRYDEYDALLASGEIDAVYVATPNFLHTDYVVRALNAGIHVLCEKPMAASLEDGRRIIEAEARSNAYLMIAYRLHNEPATVEMFTRARRGDFGKLMSFTSTFTQQVAEANSRGHNGYWAGPVPDMGTYPLNALRNLFGEEPVSVYAIGTSDPDCGFNFDDTVAVTLGFSGNRVAQFTCSYATEKSESFTLVGTKASIHATPCFMFGPEVGISYTETRADGVTEHAFDPVDQFGNETQYFSNCILTKQRPEADGREGYLDLRVLDAVERSLASGQVIRLEPAKPAQAVSSDQAYRLAPADEPAPDELISVIPQQPMS, encoded by the coding sequence ATGACCAAGAAGATCCGTTACGCCGTCGTCGCAGGAGGCCAGATCTCGCAACAGGCTTTCATGCCGGGCATCTCGCGCACCGATAATTCCGAACTCGTCGCCCTTGTGACCGGCGATCCCGCCAAAGCCTCGAAACTGGCAGGGCTCTACGGGATCAGGGCATGGCGCTATGACGAATATGACGCGCTTCTGGCCTCGGGCGAAATCGACGCGGTCTATGTCGCGACGCCCAATTTCCTGCACACCGATTATGTGGTCCGCGCGCTCAATGCGGGTATCCATGTGCTCTGCGAGAAACCGATGGCCGCGAGCCTCGAGGACGGGCGCCGGATCATCGAGGCGGAGGCGCGCTCGAACGCCTATCTGATGATCGCCTATCGCCTGCATAACGAGCCCGCGACGGTGGAGATGTTCACGCGCGCGCGTCGTGGCGATTTCGGTAAGCTGATGAGTTTCACCTCGACCTTCACCCAGCAGGTGGCCGAGGCCAATTCGCGTGGCCATAATGGCTACTGGGCGGGCCCGGTGCCAGATATGGGGACCTATCCGCTCAACGCGCTGCGCAACCTCTTTGGCGAGGAGCCTGTCAGCGTCTATGCGATCGGCACCAGCGACCCTGACTGCGGCTTCAATTTTGACGATACCGTGGCCGTTACGCTGGGCTTTTCGGGCAATCGTGTGGCGCAGTTCACCTGCAGCTATGCCACGGAGAAATCGGAAAGCTTTACGCTGGTGGGCACGAAGGCCAGCATCCACGCCACGCCTTGCTTCATGTTCGGCCCCGAGGTCGGGATCTCCTATACAGAAACGCGCGCGGACGGGGTGACCGAGCATGCTTTCGACCCCGTGGACCAGTTCGGCAACGAGACGCAGTATTTTTCGAACTGCATCCTGACAAAGCAACGTCCCGAAGCGGATGGCCGCGAGGGCTATCTCGACCTGCGCGTGCTGGACGCGGTCGAGCGGTCGTTGGCATCGGGGCAGGTGATCCGGCTCGAGCCGGCAAAGCCTGCTCAGGCGGTCTCGTCCGATCAGGCCTACAGGCTGGCACCGGCGGACGAGCCGGCGCCGGACGAGCTGATCAGCGTGATCCCGCAGCAGCCGATGTCCTGA
- a CDS encoding VOC family protein — MSTPSPRQANFRGIEHVGITVPDHAEAVKFFEDVFGAEVMFSLTDKSRDPLPASALGPKNGLRSGRKIVAVSTMRFGNGANMEIFEIDQPDDQPRDNIANLGINHISVTVDDIDAASDAFAKAGGELLEGPYDLSDQEEGRGNRGRFGFTPWGMLIEFEQLPAPMSYDNPQASERLIPDPRKATEEV; from the coding sequence ATGAGCACCCCCTCCCCCCGCCAAGCCAATTTCCGTGGCATCGAACATGTCGGCATCACCGTCCCCGACCACGCGGAGGCAGTGAAATTCTTCGAGGACGTTTTCGGCGCCGAAGTGATGTTCTCGCTGACCGACAAATCCCGCGATCCGCTCCCCGCAAGCGCGCTCGGCCCCAAGAACGGGCTGCGCTCGGGCCGCAAGATCGTGGCGGTCTCCACCATGCGCTTCGGCAATGGCGCCAATATGGAGATCTTCGAGATTGATCAGCCCGATGACCAGCCGCGCGACAATATCGCCAATCTGGGTATCAACCATATCAGCGTGACGGTCGACGATATCGACGCGGCCTCCGACGCCTTTGCCAAGGCGGGCGGTGAGCTGCTGGAAGGCCCCTATGATCTGAGCGATCAGGAAGAGGGTCGCGGCAATCGCGGACGCTTCGGCTTTACCCCTTGGGGCATGCTGATCGAGTTCGAACAGCTTCCCGCGCCGATGTCCTATGACAACCCGCAGGCGTCCGAACGCCTGATCCCCGACCCCCGCAAAGCTACAGAAGAGGTGTGA
- a CDS encoding L-iditol 2-dehydrogenase: protein MKRLEGKSALITGSARGIGRGFAESYIREGARVAIADINLAAAEATAAELGPQAYAVELDVTSQKSIDAGIARVVEVAGKLDILINNAALFDAAETVDITRESYDRLYAVNVAGTLFTMQAAAKQMIAQGHGGKIINMASQAGRRGEALVLVYCSTKAAVISMTQSAGLNLIKHGINVNAIAPGVVNGEHWAHVDAMFAKLEGKPLGQKKAEVEAGVPAGRYAEPADLAGMAVFLASKDADYIVSQTYNVDGGQWMS from the coding sequence ATGAAACGACTGGAGGGCAAATCTGCCCTGATCACCGGCTCCGCCCGCGGCATCGGGCGCGGTTTTGCCGAAAGCTATATCCGTGAAGGCGCGCGGGTCGCGATTGCCGATATCAACCTTGCCGCCGCCGAGGCGACCGCGGCCGAGCTGGGCCCGCAGGCCTACGCGGTGGAGCTGGATGTGACCTCGCAGAAGAGTATCGATGCCGGCATCGCGCGGGTCGTCGAGGTCGCGGGCAAGCTCGATATCCTGATCAATAACGCAGCGCTTTTTGATGCCGCCGAAACCGTCGATATCACCCGCGAGAGCTATGACAGGCTCTATGCCGTCAATGTGGCGGGGACGCTGTTCACCATGCAGGCCGCGGCCAAGCAGATGATCGCGCAGGGACATGGCGGCAAGATCATCAATATGGCCTCGCAGGCGGGACGTCGGGGCGAGGCGCTGGTGCTCGTCTATTGCTCGACCAAGGCCGCCGTCATCTCGATGACGCAATCGGCGGGTCTTAACCTGATCAAACATGGCATCAACGTCAATGCCATCGCACCGGGTGTGGTGAATGGCGAACATTGGGCGCATGTGGATGCGATGTTCGCCAAGCTCGAAGGCAAGCCGCTTGGCCAGAAAAAGGCCGAGGTCGAGGCGGGCGTTCCCGCAGGGCGTTATGCCGAACCGGCCGATCTGGCGGGGATGGCGGTGTTTCTGGCCTCGAAGGATGCCGATTACATCGTCTCGCAGACCTATAATGTCGATGGCGGCCAGTGGATGAGCTGA
- a CDS encoding SDR family oxidoreductase: MSDLTGKSVLVFGGSSGIGFGVAEAAVKAGAKVTIASRSQDKIDAALAKLEGAEGVSLDTGDAEALETFFKGHDAFDHVFCSAASTKVSAVRELPLEDAYASVNSKFWGAYRVTKFAKVKEGGSITLVSGFLSVRPKPGAAIQGAINAGLEGLTRGLALELAPVRVNCISPGLVMTEMYDSLEGDGRKKMFDNAAETLPVGQVGKPEHIAIQAIALMENPYMTGTTSFIDGGGRLA, from the coding sequence ATGAGTGATCTAACCGGCAAATCCGTTCTGGTCTTCGGGGGGTCTTCCGGCATCGGCTTCGGCGTGGCGGAGGCGGCTGTGAAGGCAGGTGCCAAAGTCACCATCGCCTCGCGCTCGCAAGACAAGATCGACGCGGCACTGGCCAAGCTGGAAGGTGCCGAGGGTGTCTCGCTCGATACCGGCGATGCCGAGGCGCTAGAGACCTTTTTCAAGGGTCACGACGCGTTCGACCATGTCTTCTGCTCGGCGGCCAGCACCAAGGTCTCTGCCGTGCGCGAGCTGCCGCTGGAAGATGCCTATGCCTCGGTAAATTCCAAATTCTGGGGTGCCTACCGCGTGACGAAATTCGCCAAGGTCAAAGAGGGCGGCTCGATTACGCTTGTCTCGGGCTTCCTGTCAGTGCGCCCCAAACCGGGCGCGGCCATCCAAGGCGCGATCAATGCGGGGCTCGAAGGGCTCACCCGCGGGCTGGCGCTGGAGCTTGCGCCCGTGCGCGTCAACTGCATCTCGCCCGGTCTTGTGATGACCGAGATGTATGACAGCCTCGAGGGCGATGGCCGTAAGAAGATGTTCGACAATGCCGCCGAGACGCTCCCTGTCGGGCAGGTCGGCAAACCCGAACATATCGCCATTCAGGCCATTGCCCTGATGGAGAACCCCTATATGACAGGCACCACCTCCTTTATCGATGGCGGTGGTCGCCTCGCGTAA